Proteins found in one Quercus robur chromosome 2, dhQueRobu3.1, whole genome shotgun sequence genomic segment:
- the LOC126712643 gene encoding AT-hook motif nuclear-localized protein 27-like: MAGYNNEQNPGQAGSARYVHHLLGPELHLQNQTQTQTQRPLSIDNPQPSDSPDSPDEGDQKHDSDAQATSSGAATTNSNRRPRGRPPGSKNKPKPPIIVTRDSPNALRSHVLEVSNAADIVESVSNYARRRGRGVCVLSGTGTVVNVTLKQPAGSSVVTLHGRFEILSLSGTVLPPPAPPGAGGLSIFLSGGQGQVVGGSVVGPLVASGPVVLMAASFANAVFERLPLDDPEEGAVQVQPSASQSSGVTGGAGAAQLGEGGGGSGSGGGGGLFSMGGNNNMGNFPFSGDLFGWGTGSAARPPF, translated from the coding sequence ATGGCGGGTTACAACaatgaacaaaacccaggtcAAGCCGGTTCAGCTCGCTATGTTCATCACCTTCTCGGGCCTGAACTGCACCTTCAGAATCAGACTCAGACTCAGACTCAGAGACCTCTTTCTATTGATAATCCTCAACCTTCCGATTCTCCGGACTCTCCAGACGAAGGAGATCAAAAGCATGACTCCGATGCACAAGCCACAAGCTCCGGTGCAGCCACTACAAACTCGAACCGCCGTCCACGTGGCCGACCACCTGGATCGAAGAACAAGCCGAAGCCACCGATAATCGTAACTCGGGACAGTCCGAACGCGCTCCGATCGCACGTGCTGGAAGTGTCGAACGCTGCGGACATAGTGGAGAGCGTGTCGAATTACGCGAGGCGAAGAGGGAGAGGGGTTTGTGTGTTGAGTGGAACTGGGACAGTGGTGAATGTTACTTTGAAACAACCTGCGGGGAGTAGTGTGGTGACACTGCACGGTCGGTTCGAGATTCTTTCCTTGTCGGGGACTGTGTTGCCGCCTCCTGCTCCGCCTGGTGCGGGTGGTTTATCGATATTTTTGTCTGGTGGACAAGGACAAGTGGTTGGGGGAAGCGTTGTTGGTCCTTTGGTTGCTTCGGGTCCTGTGGTTTTAATGGCTGCTTCATTTGCTAACGCTGTGTTTGAAAGACTACCTTTGGATGATCCAGAAGAAGGTGCTGTACAAGTCCAACCCAGTGCTTCACAGTCTTCAGGAGTCACTGGTGGTGCCGGAGCTGCACAGCTTGGTGAAGGTGGTGGAGGAAGTGGTAGCGGCGGCGGTGGTGGCCTTTTTAGTATGGGAGGGAATAATAATATGGGAAATTTTCCATTTTCAGGTGATCTATTTGGATGGGGTACTGGGAGTGCTGCAAGGCCTcctttttaa